Below is a genomic region from Aquipuribacter hungaricus.
CCCTCCCCCGCCACCCACGCCAGCCAGGAGTGCCCGGCCAGGACCTCGGCGCGGTCCTCGGCGGGGACGAGCGCGGCGAGCCGGCGGAGCACCGGTGTGCCCTCGCGGACGGCACCGGCGCAGGCCGGGTCGTCGAGGGAGCCCGCCAGCGTGGCCGGCGGCGACCC
It encodes:
- a CDS encoding DUF4192 family protein, yielding GSPPATLAGSLDDPACAGAVREGTPVLRRLAALVPAEDRAEVLAGHSWLAWVAGEGTAASVLGGRALSLDPTQPLARLVLRALDGGLGAPWTVGGRSGGASWDTGR